A window of Aquibium oceanicum genomic DNA:
AAGTTGCTCGCGAAGCAGCGGTACGTTGTCGACGCCGTTCTGCAGGCTGACGACGATGGCGCTCGCCGGTGCATGCTCCGCGATCAGCCGCGCCATCTCGCGCGTGTCACCGCTTTTGACAGTCACCAGGATCACGCCGGCATCGGCGAAAGCCTCGGCCGGATCGGTGGAGAGATCGAGCCCGCCGGGCGGCAGCGACCGGTCGCGATCGTCGAGGTCAGTCAACCGCAGACCCGCCACCTGCACGCGGTCGTTCAAGCGCGGACGAAGCAGTAGCCGCACCTTCCGGCCGGCAAGCGCGAGCGAACCGCCGACGAAGCAACCGATGCTGCCGGCCCCCGCGACGACGATCCGCGTGTTATCCATTCCCGTTCGAAGACTGCGGCGCGTCGAGCAGGTTCGCCACCGTGCGCATAAAGATGCGGGCGCCGATCGGGATCAGGTCATCGGGAAAGTCGTAGTCGGGATTGTGCAGTTGCGGCGTGTTCTCGCCGCTGCCGAGGAAGAGCATGGCCGATTTCGCGCCGTGGCCAAACCGTCCGAAATCCTCCGAAGCCCGCATCGGCAGTTCGCGCTCGTCGTGCGCGATGCCTTCGTCGTCCATGGCGGCGCGAAGGTGCGCGGTTGCCTCGGCGTCGTTGAGGCTCGCCACGAAGATCTCGTGGTAGTCGACCGAGTGCTTGAGCCCGTCGTTCTTGGCTTCCTCGCGGACGAGACTTTCCGCTGCCGCCACGAGATCGTCCATGCGCTCGTCGAGTCGGGTGCGCAGAGTCGCCCAGACCTCGGCCCGGCCCGGCGCGATGCCGAAGACCCGTTCGCCCATCTCGGTATGCGTGATCGTGACCAGGGCGAAATCGTCGCTGTCGAAGCGCCCGGCGGAGAGCCCCGTCAAGGCCGGCATCAGGCGGCTCACCACCACCATCGGCGAGGTGCCGGTTTCCGGCATGGAGGAATGCGCGGTCTTACCGTCGAGCACGATGCGCATGCCGCGCGAGGCACAGTTCACCACGCCTTCCTTCAGCCTCACATGGCCGAGCGGCGTACCCGGCAAATTGTGCAGGGAGAAGGCGAAGTCCGGCGCGATCGTGGGATAGCGCGCATCGGCGATGACCCCCGCCGCGCCTGCACCGGTCTCCTCCGCCGGCTGGAACATCAGCACCACGCGCCCACGCGCCGGACGCTTGCGGCCGAGCTGGCGCGCCATGGCGGCAAGAATCGTCGTGTGTCCCTCGTGGCCACACATGTGGGATTTGCCCGGCACCTGCGAGCGGTGCGGAGCGGTGGAGATTTCCTCGATCGGCAGCGCGTCGAGTTCGGACCGGAACAACAGCGTCGGGCCGGGAACGCCACTGTCGTAGACCGCCGCGACGCCGTGGCCGCCCATGCCGGTCAGGACCTCGTCCGGCTCCGTCGGGGTGAGGAAGTCGACCACCTCGAGAGCGGTCTTTTCCTCCTCGCCCGAAATCTCCGGCTGCTGGTGGAGCTTGCGCCGCCAGGCGACGAGTTCGGCTATGTCGGAGTTGGTCAGGCCGTGCTGCATGATGCTCGCTTCGTTCTGGTGGTCATCGCGCCGCGCAGCGGCCCGCGTTCCTGCCGGAGAAGATGCAGCCGCCTAGGAAGGTTCCCTCCAGCGCGTTGTAGCCGTGGTAGCCGCCTCCACCGAAGCCTGCAACCTCGCCGGCGGCATAGAGGCCGTCGATCGGTTCGCCGGACGCATCCAGCACCTGACCGTCGAGGTTGGTATGGATACCTCCCAGCGTCTTGCGGGTGAGAATGTTCAGCCGGACCGCGATCAGCGGTCCGTTGGCCGGGTCAAGGATCCTGTGCGGTGCCGCGGTGCGGATCAGCTTGTCGCCGAGATAGTTGCGCGCGCCGCGAATGGCGGTGATCTGGGCATCCTTGGAGAAGGAGTTGGCGATCTCGCGGTCCCGCGCCTCGATCTGCATCCTCAGCCGGTCGTGATCGATGAAAGCCTCTCCGGTCAGCGCATTCATCGCGTCGACCAGGTCGCACAGGTCGTTGCGGACGATGAAGTCCTCGCCCTTCTCCTTGAAAGCCTCCACCGGCGGCGGAGCGGAGGCGCCGCGCCGGTTCTTCATCACAGCGCGCCAGCTATTCGACGTGAAATCCGGGTTCTGCTCGGAGCCCGAAAGCGCGAACTCCTTCTTGATGATCTTCTGGGTCAGCACGAACCACGACCAGTCGTGGCCGGTTGCAAGGATGTGCTTCAGCGTCGAGAGCGTGTCGAAGCCGGGCAGGCATGGCGCCGGCAGCCGCTCGCCGCGCGCGTCGAACCACATCGACGAGGGGCCGGGCAGGATGCGGATGCCGTGGTTCGGCCAGATCGGGTCCCAGTTCTTCACCCCCTCCGTGTAGTGCCACATGCGGTCTGCGTTGATCACCGCGGCGCCCGCCTCCTGCGCGACTGCGATCATGCGGCCGTCGACGTGATGCGGGACGCCGGCCACCATCGTCTTCGGCGGTGGCCCGAGGCGCTCGACCGGCCAGGCCTTGCGCACCAGATCGAGATCGCCGCCGATGCCGCCGGAGGTGACGATCACCGCGCCGGCGGAGAGTTCGAAGTCCCCAACGACCTCCCGCCCGGATTTCTGGCCGCGCTGGACCGTGGACGGTTCGAGGATGTCGCCTGCCACCCCGGAGATACGTCCGCCGGATCGCAGGATGCGGCTGGCACGATGGCGGAACTTGAGCTCGACGCGCCCGCCTTCGACGTGCTCGCGCACACGCCGCTCGAACGGCTCGATCACGCCCGGTCCCGTGCCCCAGGTGATGTGAAAGCGAGGCACCGAATTGCCGTGGCCATGCGCATGGCCGCCGCCACGTTCCGCCCAGCCCACCACGGGAAACCAGCGCATGCCCATGGCATGGAGCCACGGGCGCATCTCGCCGGCCGCGAAGTCGACATAGGCTTCCGCTGTCCTGCGCGGCCAATGGTCTTCCGGGCGGTCGAACTGCGCCGACCCCAACCAGTCCTGCAGCGCGAGGTCACGGCTGTCCCTGATCCTCAGGCGCCGTTGCTCGGGACTGTCGACGAAAAACAGTCCGCCCAGCGACCAGAAGGCCTGACCCCCGAGCGAATTCTCGCCTTCCTGCTCGAGAATGACGACCTTCCTACCCGCGTCGGCCAGTTCGCAGGCCGCGACCAGCCCGGCCAACCCGCCTCCGACGATGATTGCATCCGCGTCCATGACAAACCCTCCGGATGCGACTCAAAGCCCACGACGGGCGGCAACGCAAGGGCGTTG
This region includes:
- a CDS encoding amidohydrolase translates to MQHGLTNSDIAELVAWRRKLHQQPEISGEEEKTALEVVDFLTPTEPDEVLTGMGGHGVAAVYDSGVPGPTLLFRSELDALPIEEISTAPHRSQVPGKSHMCGHEGHTTILAAMARQLGRKRPARGRVVLMFQPAEETGAGAAGVIADARYPTIAPDFAFSLHNLPGTPLGHVRLKEGVVNCASRGMRIVLDGKTAHSSMPETGTSPMVVVSRLMPALTGLSAGRFDSDDFALVTITHTEMGERVFGIAPGRAEVWATLRTRLDERMDDLVAAAESLVREEAKNDGLKHSVDYHEIFVASLNDAEATAHLRAAMDDEGIAHDERELPMRASEDFGRFGHGAKSAMLFLGSGENTPQLHNPDYDFPDDLIPIGARIFMRTVANLLDAPQSSNGNG
- a CDS encoding FAD-binding dehydrogenase; translation: MDADAIIVGGGLAGLVAACELADAGRKVVILEQEGENSLGGQAFWSLGGLFFVDSPEQRRLRIRDSRDLALQDWLGSAQFDRPEDHWPRRTAEAYVDFAAGEMRPWLHAMGMRWFPVVGWAERGGGHAHGHGNSVPRFHITWGTGPGVIEPFERRVREHVEGGRVELKFRHRASRILRSGGRISGVAGDILEPSTVQRGQKSGREVVGDFELSAGAVIVTSGGIGGDLDLVRKAWPVERLGPPPKTMVAGVPHHVDGRMIAVAQEAGAAVINADRMWHYTEGVKNWDPIWPNHGIRILPGPSSMWFDARGERLPAPCLPGFDTLSTLKHILATGHDWSWFVLTQKIIKKEFALSGSEQNPDFTSNSWRAVMKNRRGASAPPPVEAFKEKGEDFIVRNDLCDLVDAMNALTGEAFIDHDRLRMQIEARDREIANSFSKDAQITAIRGARNYLGDKLIRTAAPHRILDPANGPLIAVRLNILTRKTLGGIHTNLDGQVLDASGEPIDGLYAAGEVAGFGGGGYHGYNALEGTFLGGCIFSGRNAGRCAAR